A stretch of the Lactuca sativa cultivar Salinas chromosome 9, Lsat_Salinas_v11, whole genome shotgun sequence genome encodes the following:
- the LOC111918243 gene encoding glucose-1-phosphate adenylyltransferase large subunit 1 produces the protein MDYCCSTPKNSTHLPKLSGGDGGVRYCDDGFLRGEKIRGSINDTVWANHLRKKLSFQKRNSKTTKPGVAFSVLTSDNGKETMVETLSAPIFERRRVNPKNVAAIILGGGAGTQLFPLTSKTATPAVPVGGCYRLIDIPMSNCINSTINKIFVLTQFNSASLNRHIARTYFGNGVNFGDGFVEVLAATQTPGEAGMNWFQGTADAVRQFTWVFEDAKNKDIEDILILSGDHLYRMDYLNLLQNHIDRDADITVSCVPVGESRAADFGLLKFDNKGQVIQFAEKPKDDELKAMRIDTTLLGLSPEDAKESPYIASMGVYVFKRDILLKLLRWRYPTSNDFGSEILPAAVNEHNVQAYLFRDYWEDIGTIKSFYDANLALTDEVPKFQFYDPKTPFFTSPRFLPPSKIEKSKLKNAIISHGCFLRECNIEHSIVGERSRIDSGVELKDTLMLGADYYQTESEIASLLASGKVPIGVGSNTKIRNCIIDKNAKIGSDVKIMNKDGVQEGDRASEGFYIRSGITIILEKATINDGVVI, from the exons ATGGATTACTGCTGTTCAACACCAAAAAACAGTACCCATTTGCCGAAATTAAGTGGAGGTGATGGAGGTGTAAGATATTGCGATGATGGGTTTTTGAGAGGGGAGAAGATCAGAGGGAGCATAAACGACACCGTCTGGGCTAACCATTTGCGAAAAAAGTTGAGTTTTCAGAAACGAAATAGCAAAACTACAAAACCTGGTGTTGCTTTCTCTGTCCTCACGTCTGATAATGGCAAAGAAACCATGGTTGAG ACACTGTCAGCACCAATATTTGAGCGACGGAGGGTTAACCCGAAAAATGTGGCGGCGATCATCCTTGGCGGTGGTGCCGGAACTCAACTCTTCCCTCTTACGAGCAAAACCGCTACACCTGCT GTACCTGTGGGAGGATGCTATAGGCTTATAGACATCCCAATGAGCAATTGTATAAACAGCACTATAAACAAGATCTTTGTTTTAACTCAGTTTAATTCCGCTTCACTTAATCGTCATATTGCTCGTACATATTTTGGCAATGGTGTCAATTTTGGAGATGGTTTTGTGGAG GTGTTGGCTGCCACTCAAACTCCCGGTGAAGCAGGAATGAATTGGTTTCAAGGAACCGCAGATGCTGTTAGACAATTTACATGGGTTTTTGAG GATGCCAAGAACAAAGATATCGAAGATATACTAATCTTATCCGGTGATCATCTTTATCGTATGGACTATTTGAACCTTTTGCAG AATCACATTGACAGAGACGCCGATATTACTGTTTCTTGCGTACCAGTGGGCGAAAG TAGAGCAGCTGATTTTGGACTTTTAAAGTTCGATAACAAAGGTCAAGTCATTCAATTTGCTGAAAAACCAAAAGACGACGAATTGAAAGCCatg CGAATTGATACGACTTTACTTGGATTATCACCGGAAGACGCTAAAGAATCTCCGTATATTGCTTCAATGGGCGTTTACGTGTTCAAAAGAGATATTCTTTTGAAGCTTCTAAGATGGAGGTACCCGACATCTAATGATTTCGGATCCGAAATCCTTCCAGCTGCTGTAAACGAACACAATGTGCAA GCGTATTTATTCAGAGATTATTGGGAAGATATCGGAACGATCAAATCTTTCTATGATGCGAATTTGGCACTAACAGATGAG GTACCGAAGTTTCAGTTTTATGATCCGAAGACTCCGTTTTTCACTTCTCCGAGGTTCTTGCCACCATCCAAAATCGAAAAAAGCAAG TTAAAAAATGCAATTATTTCACACGGTTGTTTCTTGAGAGAATGCAACATCGAACACTCGATAGTGGGGGAAAGGTCACGTATAGACTCGGGTGTCGAGCTCAAG GATACGCTAATGTTGGGAGCAGATTATTATCAGACAGAATCAGAGATCGCTTCTTTGCTAGCTTCCGGAAAGGTCCCGATTGGGGTTGGAAGTAACACAAAAATTAG AAACTGCATCATAGACAAGAATGCAAAGATCGGGAGTGATGTAAAGATCATGAATAAAGAT